Proteins encoded by one window of Metamycoplasma subdolum:
- the rpsS gene encoding 30S ribosomal protein S19 produces the protein MARSLKKPPFVDEHLMKKVMAIVEGKNPKRPIKTWSRRSTIYPDFVGLTFQVHNGKAFVDVFVTNDMVGHKLGEFSPTRTFSGHGADKGKK, from the coding sequence ATGGCACGTTCATTAAAAAAACCTCCATTTGTTGATGAGCATTTAATGAAAAAAGTTATGGCTATCGTTGAAGGTAAAAACCCAAAACGTCCAATCAAAACCTGATCAAGACGTTCAACAATTTATCCTGATTTCGTTGGCTTAACTTTTCAAGTACATAATGGAAAAGCATTTGTTGATGTTTTTGTAACTAATGATATGGTTGGACACAAACTTGGAGAATTTTCACCTACAAGAACATTCTCTGGACATGGTGCAGATAAGGGGAAGAAATAG
- the rplB gene encoding 50S ribosomal protein L2: MAIKKFKAYTNGRRNMSSLDYKANLTGHLPEKSLLVPLPTKAGRNSQGKITTRHKGGRLKRFYRLIDFKRNKDLIPATVRTIEYDPNRSANISLVVYKDGEKRYIISPKGIKVGQEIISGDNVDIKIGNSLPLKNIPEGTFVHNIELKPKQGAIIARSAGSSAQILGKDESGRYIILRLKSGEVRKVLGLCRATVGEVGNEEHSLVNIGKAGRNRLKGIRPTVRGSAMNPNDHPHGGGEGKQPIGRKSPMTPWGKKALGVKTRRTKKASNQFIIRRRKESK; this comes from the coding sequence ATGGCAATTAAAAAATTTAAAGCCTATACAAACGGTCGCCGTAATATGTCTTCACTTGATTACAAAGCAAACTTAACAGGTCACTTACCTGAAAAATCATTGCTAGTTCCACTTCCTACAAAAGCTGGAAGAAATAGTCAAGGAAAAATTACAACCCGTCATAAAGGTGGAAGACTTAAAAGATTTTATCGTCTAATTGACTTTAAAAGAAATAAGGATTTAATCCCTGCAACTGTACGTACTATTGAATATGATCCAAATAGATCAGCAAACATTTCATTAGTAGTATACAAAGATGGTGAAAAAAGATATATTATCAGTCCAAAAGGTATTAAAGTTGGTCAAGAAATTATTTCAGGAGATAATGTTGACATCAAAATTGGTAACTCATTGCCTTTAAAAAACATTCCTGAAGGTACCTTCGTTCACAACATTGAACTTAAACCAAAACAAGGAGCAATTATTGCTCGTTCAGCAGGATCAAGTGCTCAAATTCTAGGTAAAGATGAAAGCGGAAGATACATCATCTTACGTCTTAAATCAGGCGAAGTTAGAAAAGTTTTAGGACTTTGTCGTGCTACTGTTGGTGAAGTTGGAAATGAAGAACATTCACTTGTAAATATTGGAAAAGCTGGAAGAAACAGATTAAAAGGTATTAGACCTACTGTTAGAGGTTCAGCAATGAACCCAAATGATCACCCACATGGTGGTGGTGAAGGTAAACAACCTATTGGTAGAAAATCACCAATGACACCTTGAGGTAAAAAAGCACTTGGTGTTAAAACTAGAAGAACCAAGAAAGCATCAAATCAATTTATTATTAGAAGAAGAAAGGAATCTAAATAA
- the rplW gene encoding 50S ribosomal protein L23 gives MNINEVIKYPISTEKSEMARSGRNIYTFAVDPRANKIQVKKAVEFIFDVKVLKVNITNYDKKPKRLGRSQGFGNALKKAFVYLDEKSKIILYAEEAEELRKQAEKEAKKAKKDAKKGELTEAEKKAAEKIAAAKAKKEESEKSSSKNANEVKKPVAKKIAATKTSTATTKSATTRKIAPKSK, from the coding sequence ATGAATATTAATGAAGTTATTAAATATCCAATTTCTACTGAAAAATCAGAAATGGCTCGTTCAGGAAGAAATATTTATACCTTTGCAGTTGACCCGAGAGCTAATAAAATACAAGTTAAAAAAGCTGTTGAATTCATCTTTGATGTTAAGGTTTTAAAAGTTAATATAACTAACTATGATAAAAAGCCAAAAAGACTTGGAAGATCACAAGGATTTGGTAACGCTTTGAAAAAAGCATTCGTTTATCTAGATGAAAAATCTAAGATCATTCTATATGCTGAAGAAGCTGAAGAACTTAGAAAACAAGCTGAAAAAGAAGCCAAAAAAGCTAAAAAAGATGCTAAAAAAGGCGAACTTACTGAAGCTGAGAAAAAAGCAGCTGAAAAAATTGCTGCTGCAAAAGCTAAAAAAGAAGAAAGCGAAAAATCTTCTTCAAAAAATGCAAACGAAGTTAAAAAACCAGTTGCTAAGAAAATTGCTGCAACCAAAACTTCTACTGCTACTACAAAGAGTGCAACTACAAGAAAAATTGCACCTAAAAGCAAATAA
- the rplD gene encoding 50S ribosomal protein L4 — translation MAESKKLDSKKSTAKKEIVKKTAVKKPTEKVVKPKKETVKKEVKTEKVVKTKKEVVKNSSTTKEVKKPSLKVETKPKKATKKEAVKVQVKSAKVQNKVKLEATLPKSVFGISKVYSQAIFDAILSERASKRFSTHKVKSRAEVSGTGKKPFAQKGTGNARAGSLRSPIMVGGGRAFGPTTERNYNLKVNKKVRKNALLSALTLLAKDHAVLVHEFKIKQPSTKTLLIELNKHGLLNTRKVVIVSGDENVFLSARNLPFVEVTKVTSLSVEQLVAADALILTKDDVKYLEGMVK, via the coding sequence ATGGCTGAAAGTAAAAAACTAGACAGCAAAAAATCTACTGCTAAAAAAGAAATAGTTAAAAAAACTGCTGTTAAGAAGCCTACTGAAAAAGTAGTTAAACCTAAAAAAGAAACTGTTAAAAAAGAAGTTAAAACCGAAAAAGTAGTTAAGACTAAAAAAGAAGTGGTTAAAAATTCATCAACTACTAAAGAAGTTAAAAAACCTTCTTTAAAAGTTGAAACTAAACCTAAAAAAGCAACTAAAAAAGAAGCTGTTAAAGTTCAAGTAAAAAGTGCAAAAGTTCAAAACAAAGTTAAATTAGAAGCAACTTTACCAAAATCAGTATTTGGGATTAGTAAAGTTTATTCACAAGCAATCTTTGATGCAATTTTATCTGAAAGAGCATCAAAACGTTTTTCAACTCACAAAGTAAAATCACGTGCTGAAGTAAGCGGAACTGGTAAAAAACCATTCGCTCAAAAAGGTACAGGTAATGCTCGTGCTGGATCATTAAGAAGTCCAATTATGGTCGGTGGTGGTAGAGCATTTGGACCTACAACTGAAAGAAATTACAATCTAAAAGTAAACAAAAAAGTAAGAAAAAATGCTCTATTATCAGCACTTACTCTTCTTGCTAAAGATCACGCTGTTTTAGTTCATGAATTCAAAATCAAACAACCATCAACTAAAACTTTATTAATCGAACTTAACAAACACGGACTTTTAAATACAAGAAAAGTTGTGATTGTATCAGGCGACGAAAATGTATTTTTATCAGCAAGAAACTTACCATTTGTTGAAGTTACAAAAGTTACATCTCTATCAGTTGAACAACTTGTTGCTGCCGATGCACTTATCTTAACCAAAGATGATGTTAAATACTTAGAAGGGATGGTGAAATAA
- the rplC gene encoding 50S ribosomal protein L3 — protein sequence MKGILGRKVGMTQLFTSDGRLVPVTLVEVKPNVVTSILTLEKNGYVATQLAVEDKKKTHFKKPEINHFKKANTTPKRFVKEIRNMSGYALGDTIDASLFSAGEIVDVTAISKGKGFAGTIKRWNQHIGPKSHGGGGGSKPIRQVGSLGDINGNSVWPGMHGAGHLGVEQVTNQNLEIVKEDSENNLLIIKGSIPGPKGAFVVIKEAKTSLVKKAEKPIELVNLKEALAKNELLEQAKKYNLDLNSQMTVKQMKTLLDEAIAKEEAEKAKAEENKEEKAEGDK from the coding sequence ATGAAAGGAATCTTAGGACGTAAAGTTGGAATGACTCAACTATTTACTTCAGATGGACGTTTAGTTCCTGTTACATTAGTTGAAGTTAAACCAAATGTTGTGACTAGCATTCTTACTTTAGAAAAAAACGGTTATGTTGCTACTCAACTTGCCGTTGAAGATAAGAAGAAGACACATTTCAAAAAACCTGAAATTAACCATTTCAAAAAAGCAAACACAACACCTAAGCGCTTCGTAAAAGAAATCCGCAACATGTCAGGATATGCATTAGGTGATACAATTGATGCCTCATTATTTAGTGCTGGTGAAATTGTTGACGTGACTGCGATTTCAAAAGGTAAAGGATTTGCCGGAACCATTAAGAGATGAAACCAACACATTGGACCTAAATCTCATGGTGGTGGGGGTGGTTCTAAACCTATCAGACAAGTTGGATCACTAGGAGATATTAACGGAAATAGCGTTTGACCTGGTATGCACGGTGCTGGACATCTAGGAGTTGAACAAGTAACAAATCAAAACCTAGAAATTGTTAAAGAAGACAGCGAAAATAACTTATTAATCATCAAAGGTTCAATTCCTGGACCAAAAGGTGCTTTTGTAGTTATTAAAGAAGCAAAAACTTCACTAGTTAAAAAAGCTGAAAAACCAATTGAACTTGTTAATCTAAAAGAAGCACTTGCTAAAAACGAATTACTTGAACAAGCTAAAAAATATAATTTAGACTTAAACTCACAAATGACAGTTAAACAAATGAAAACACTTCTAGATGAAGCTATTGCTAAGGAAGAAGCTGAAAAGGCAAAAGCTGAAGAAAATAAAGAAGAAAAAGCAGAAGGAGATAAATAA
- the rpsJ gene encoding 30S ribosomal protein S10: MSKLEIKLKSFDVNQIDDAAKKIVMLAKSEKATISGPIPLPTRKEIITILRSVHVNKTSREQFESRTHKRLIVLSNVSDALVDKAKRLELPAGVQISVKTVK, from the coding sequence ATGAGTAAATTAGAAATTAAACTAAAGTCATTTGACGTTAATCAAATTGATGATGCTGCTAAAAAAATCGTAATGCTTGCGAAAAGTGAAAAGGCTACAATTAGTGGTCCTATTCCTTTACCTACTCGTAAAGAAATCATTACAATTTTAAGATCTGTTCATGTTAATAAAACTAGCCGTGAACAATTTGAAAGCAGAACTCACAAGAGGTTAATTGTTTTAAGCAATGTTTCAGATGCTTTAGTTGACAAAGCAAAAAGACTTGAACTTCCAGCCGGAGTTCAAATTAGTGTAAAAACTGTTAAGTAG
- a CDS encoding phosphoketolase family protein produces MKKTIYDSKEYLEKMNKYFRAANYLSVGQMYLRNNPLLKSELTSDDVKIYPIGHWGTIPGQNFIYAHLNRVIKKYDLNMFYIEGPGHGGQVMISNSYLDGSYSEIYPEISQDAKGMQKMFKRFSFPGGTASHAAPETPGSIHEGGELGYSLSHATGAILDSPDLIAATVVGDGEAETGPLCASWFSNVFINPVNDGVVLPIVHVNGGKISNPTILARKSNKDLIDYFSGMGWDAIIVEGDDVKKMHVLMAKAMDKTIEKILEIKAFFKGKKASEAIRPKWPMLVVKTPKGWTGPSEWNGQRLVGSFRAHQVPVPVSAKNMEAVDALTYWLKSYKPEELFLDDGSVVQDIKDTVPSGLKRMAMNPATNGGINPKVLNLPDWKKYSLDVKKGETKSQDMVELGKYLSEVITNNPDNFRIFGPDETKSNRLYDIFKVTKRQWLEEVNPLLDEWIGPEGRVIDSQLSEHQAEGFLEGYVLTGRHGFFASYESFLRVVDTMLTQHMKWMKKSLELPWRKDFPSLNVIATSTAFQQDHNGYTHQDPGLLGHLADKRPELIREYLPADTNTLLATMDKSLTERNVINLIVASKQPRDQFYTKDEAEYLVEKGLKVIDWASTCKDDEEPDLVIAASGVEPNIEALSAITYLNNHFKNLKIRYVYVLDLLKLRHPSIDPRGISDKEFDKIFTTNKPVVFAFHGFEAQLRDIFYPRKNRKLIPHGYRENGDITTSFDIRQLSEMDRFHIAKDAALATLGKDGDKFAKLMDEKVAEHNAYIKEYGYDMPEVLNWKWENVSKVKSKK; encoded by the coding sequence ATGAAAAAAACAATTTACGATTCAAAAGAATATCTTGAAAAGATGAATAAATATTTTAGAGCTGCTAACTATTTATCAGTAGGTCAAATGTATTTAAGAAATAATCCACTTTTAAAAAGTGAATTAACAAGTGATGATGTAAAAATCTATCCAATAGGACATTGAGGAACAATTCCTGGTCAAAATTTTATTTACGCTCACTTAAATAGGGTAATCAAAAAATATGATTTAAATATGTTCTATATTGAAGGCCCGGGACATGGCGGACAAGTTATGATTTCTAACTCATATTTAGATGGATCTTATTCAGAAATTTATCCTGAAATTAGCCAAGATGCAAAAGGAATGCAAAAAATGTTCAAACGTTTTTCATTCCCTGGCGGAACTGCAAGTCATGCTGCACCTGAAACTCCTGGTTCAATTCATGAAGGCGGTGAACTTGGTTATAGTTTAAGTCATGCAACTGGTGCAATTTTAGATTCACCTGATTTAATCGCAGCAACTGTTGTTGGTGATGGAGAGGCTGAAACTGGCCCACTTTGTGCAAGCTGATTCTCTAATGTTTTTATTAACCCAGTAAATGACGGAGTGGTTTTACCAATTGTTCATGTTAATGGTGGAAAAATTTCAAACCCAACAATTTTAGCAAGAAAAAGCAACAAAGACTTAATTGATTATTTCTCAGGAATGGGATGAGATGCAATAATTGTTGAAGGCGATGATGTTAAGAAAATGCACGTTTTAATGGCTAAAGCAATGGATAAAACAATTGAAAAAATCCTTGAAATTAAAGCATTTTTCAAGGGGAAAAAAGCAAGCGAAGCAATTAGACCTAAATGACCAATGTTGGTTGTTAAAACTCCAAAAGGTTGAACTGGTCCAAGCGAATGAAATGGCCAAAGACTTGTTGGGAGTTTTAGAGCACACCAAGTGCCAGTTCCAGTAAGTGCTAAAAATATGGAGGCTGTTGACGCTTTAACATATTGACTAAAATCATATAAACCAGAAGAACTATTCTTAGATGATGGAAGTGTAGTACAAGATATTAAAGATACAGTTCCATCTGGTTTAAAAAGAATGGCAATGAACCCAGCAACTAATGGTGGAATTAATCCAAAAGTTTTAAATTTACCTGATTGAAAAAAATACTCTCTTGATGTTAAAAAAGGTGAAACCAAGAGTCAAGACATGGTTGAACTTGGTAAATATTTAAGTGAAGTTATTACAAACAACCCAGATAATTTTAGAATTTTCGGTCCTGATGAAACTAAATCAAACCGTCTTTATGACATTTTTAAAGTAACTAAAAGACAATGGCTTGAAGAAGTTAATCCATTATTAGATGAATGAATTGGACCTGAAGGTAGAGTTATTGATTCACAACTTTCAGAGCACCAAGCCGAAGGCTTCTTAGAAGGTTATGTTCTAACTGGAAGACATGGATTTTTTGCTTCATATGAATCATTTTTAAGAGTAGTTGATACAATGTTGACTCAACATATGAAATGAATGAAAAAATCTTTAGAACTTCCTTGAAGAAAAGATTTTCCTTCATTAAACGTTATTGCTACTTCAACTGCTTTTCAGCAAGATCACAATGGTTACACTCACCAAGATCCCGGACTTTTAGGCCACCTTGCAGATAAAAGACCAGAACTTATTCGTGAATACCTTCCAGCTGATACCAACACTTTATTAGCTACAATGGATAAATCACTAACCGAAAGAAACGTAATTAACTTAATTGTTGCATCAAAACAACCAAGAGACCAATTCTATACTAAAGATGAAGCCGAATATCTTGTTGAAAAAGGTTTAAAAGTTATTGATTGAGCTTCAACTTGTAAAGATGATGAAGAACCAGATTTAGTTATTGCTGCAAGTGGAGTTGAACCAAACATTGAAGCACTTAGTGCTATCACTTATTTAAATAATCACTTTAAAAACTTAAAAATTAGATACGTTTATGTTCTTGATTTATTAAAACTTCGTCACCCTTCAATTGATCCAAGAGGAATTAGCGATAAAGAATTTGATAAAATCTTCACTACAAATAAACCAGTTGTCTTTGCATTCCATGGATTTGAAGCACAACTAAGAGATATTTTCTACCCACGTAAAAATAGAAAATTAATTCCTCACGGATACCGTGAAAATGGTGATATTACAACTTCATTTGACATTCGTCAACTTTCAGAAATGGATCGTTTCCACATCGCAAAAGATGCTGCTCTTGCAACTTTAGGTAAAGATGGTGACAAATTTGCTAAATTAATGGATGAAAAGGTTGCTGAACATAACGCATATATTAAAGAATATGGTTACGACATGCCTGAAGTTCTAAATTGAAAATGAGAAAATGTAAGCAAAGTTAAAAGTAAAAAATAA
- the rpmE gene encoding 50S ribosomal protein L31, which translates to MKKDIHPKFQQITATCTSCGKEHVFGSTAEKVTLDVCSNCHAFYTGDRSTVKARGRVERFQKILEKSKSKK; encoded by the coding sequence ATGAAGAAAGACATTCACCCTAAATTTCAACAAATTACTGCAACATGTACTTCATGCGGTAAAGAACACGTTTTCGGTTCAACTGCTGAAAAAGTTACTTTAGATGTTTGCTCTAACTGTCACGCATTTTACACTGGCGACCGGTCAACTGTTAAAGCACGTGGACGTGTTGAAAGATTCCAAAAAATCTTGGAAAAATCTAAATCAAAAAAATAA
- the leuS gene encoding leucine--tRNA ligase, with product MYKHSEIEKKWQKYWEENKTFKTKEKANKKAYILDMFPYPSGAGLHVGHLEGYTATDIISRYKRLKGFDVLHPIGWDAFGLPAEQYALKTGNHPASFTNENINNFRKQLKSLGFSYDFDKEVNTTDPKFYVWTQWIFKELYKEGLASIEEVDVNWCEGLGTVLSNEEVIEVNGVKVSERGNFPVVKKPMKQWVLKITQYAEKLLEGLEELDWPESLKLLQKNWIGKSEGHIVKWEVSNTKKYIETFTTRLDTIYGVSAVVISPEHPLVKELTKGEFKSKVEAYLKKTKLKTELERTQLEKDKTGVNTGSFVVHPLTKKLIPIWVADYVLMSYGTGAVMSVPAHDERDFLFSKKYNLPVNKIIDVDDKNLPYLGDGKHINSELINSKNVLESKQILENYLIENNIGKKKVSYKLRDWIFSRQRYWGEPFPVLFDEDGNIYLVKELVMLPETNNIKPSKSTKGPLANIKSWTNVTINGKKFSHDTNVMPQWAGSSWYYLAYILKNPDGSYVPLDSDEAKRRFESWLPVDLYIGGQEHAVLHLLYARFWHRFLFDIGVVPTKEPFHKLVNQGLILGPDGQKMSKSIGNVINPDEIVASHGADAIRVFEMFLGPLTDSKSWSTDGLNGIRRWIEKIYNQVNYFVSGNLKPNDKNDELESKINELILDVEDNINKLKFNIAISKMMVFINYLSSLKSIPSYDVLKKFAIIFSPFAPHLAEEILELINAQSLEKQTWPFVEKEKIIQKNVSIGIQVNGKVRGQIEILDSWDEKEIIKQAKLQPSVKKWLDGKKIVKEIYVKDKILNIIVK from the coding sequence ATGTATAAACACTCAGAGATTGAAAAAAAATGACAAAAATATTGGGAAGAAAATAAAACATTCAAAACTAAAGAAAAAGCTAATAAAAAAGCTTACATTTTAGACATGTTTCCTTATCCTTCAGGTGCTGGATTGCATGTCGGACATTTAGAAGGCTATACTGCAACTGACATTATAAGTAGATATAAAAGACTAAAAGGTTTTGATGTATTGCATCCAATTGGATGAGATGCATTTGGTCTTCCTGCTGAACAATATGCACTTAAAACAGGAAATCATCCTGCATCTTTTACTAATGAGAATATCAATAATTTTAGAAAACAATTAAAATCACTTGGTTTTTCATATGATTTTGACAAAGAAGTAAATACAACTGATCCAAAATTTTATGTTTGAACTCAATGAATTTTTAAGGAACTTTATAAAGAAGGGCTTGCATCAATTGAAGAAGTTGATGTTAATTGATGTGAAGGCCTTGGAACAGTGCTTTCAAATGAAGAAGTTATTGAAGTAAATGGTGTAAAAGTAAGTGAAAGGGGTAATTTTCCAGTTGTTAAAAAACCAATGAAACAATGAGTTTTAAAAATAACTCAATATGCTGAAAAATTACTTGAAGGACTTGAAGAACTTGACTGGCCAGAAAGTTTAAAACTTTTACAAAAAAATTGAATTGGAAAAAGCGAGGGTCATATTGTTAAATGAGAGGTTTCAAATACTAAAAAATACATTGAAACTTTCACTACTAGACTTGACACAATTTACGGTGTTTCAGCAGTTGTAATTAGTCCTGAACATCCACTTGTAAAAGAACTTACCAAAGGTGAATTTAAAAGTAAAGTTGAAGCTTATTTAAAAAAGACTAAGCTTAAAACTGAACTTGAAAGAACACAACTTGAAAAGGATAAAACTGGAGTTAATACTGGTTCATTTGTAGTTCACCCATTAACAAAAAAACTTATCCCTATTTGAGTTGCAGATTATGTTTTAATGAGCTATGGAACTGGGGCAGTAATGTCAGTTCCTGCACATGATGAAAGAGATTTTTTATTTAGTAAAAAGTACAATTTACCAGTAAATAAAATCATTGATGTTGATGATAAAAACCTTCCTTATTTAGGAGATGGAAAACATATAAATAGTGAATTGATAAATTCTAAAAATGTTCTTGAATCAAAGCAGATTTTAGAAAACTACTTGATTGAAAATAACATTGGAAAAAAGAAAGTTTCTTATAAATTAAGAGATTGAATTTTCAGTAGACAACGTTATTGAGGAGAACCTTTTCCAGTTCTTTTTGATGAAGATGGAAATATCTATTTAGTAAAAGAACTTGTGATGCTTCCTGAAACAAATAATATAAAACCTTCAAAATCAACTAAAGGGCCTTTAGCGAATATTAAAAGCTGAACAAACGTTACTATTAATGGTAAAAAATTTAGTCACGACACAAACGTTATGCCACAATGAGCTGGATCAAGTTGATATTACTTAGCATATATTTTAAAAAATCCAGATGGAAGTTATGTTCCTTTAGATAGCGATGAGGCAAAAAGAAGATTTGAATCATGACTTCCAGTTGACCTTTATATTGGTGGTCAAGAACATGCTGTTCTACACCTACTTTATGCTCGCTTTTGACATCGCTTTTTATTCGATATAGGAGTTGTCCCAACAAAAGAACCTTTTCATAAATTAGTTAATCAAGGACTTATTTTAGGACCAGATGGACAAAAGATGTCTAAGTCAATTGGAAATGTAATAAATCCTGATGAAATCGTTGCAAGTCATGGTGCTGATGCTATTCGAGTTTTTGAGATGTTTTTAGGGCCCTTAACTGATTCAAAATCATGAAGCACTGATGGGCTTAATGGCATTAGAAGGTGAATTGAAAAAATATATAATCAAGTTAATTATTTTGTAAGTGGAAACTTAAAACCAAATGATAAAAACGATGAACTTGAATCAAAAATTAATGAACTTATTTTGGATGTTGAAGATAATATTAACAAGTTGAAATTTAATATCGCTATTTCAAAAATGATGGTATTTATTAATTATTTAAGTTCATTAAAATCAATTCCTTCATATGATGTTCTGAAAAAATTTGCAATTATTTTTTCACCTTTTGCGCCACACCTAGCTGAAGAAATATTAGAACTAATTAATGCTCAAAGTTTGGAAAAACAAACTTGACCTTTTGTTGAAAAAGAAAAAATTATTCAAAAGAATGTTTCAATTGGAATTCAAGTAAACGGAAAAGTAAGAGGACAAATTGAAATTTTAGATTCTTGAGATGAAAAAGAAATAATTAAGCAAGCCAAACTTCAACCTAGTGTTAAAAAATGACTTGACGGTAAAAAGATAGTTAAAGAAATTTATGTCAAGGATAAAATATTAAATATCATAGTGAAATAA